A genomic segment from Clostridium pasteurianum BC1 encodes:
- a CDS encoding AraC family transcriptional regulator produces the protein MNLLTLNADIIPSVRLVGHVSYNKPWKHFTRTTDEYLLYVVKSGELYIKEGVTEYCLKKGDLLILEPNIQHYGFKESVCHYYYIHFKHPKIKWIKNKSDNEISKEFIKKRKESLASDHFSKYEDISHIFYLPKFYHYENENEIIPLLVNTDNDFYKKYEGYKKIASINLLQILIKISRDYTSAKIDTTGGHFSKSFIKCRKLLNYLNNYFMKKVTRADIEELFESNYDYLNRIFENMTGYTILNYLNTLRITKAKELFDTTPIKISEVGYLVGVSDPYYFSRFFKKHTGMTPSQYIKLRSETKLE, from the coding sequence GTGAATTTATTAACTCTAAATGCAGATATTATTCCATCCGTAAGACTAGTTGGCCATGTATCCTATAATAAACCTTGGAAACACTTCACGAGAACTACAGATGAATATTTATTGTATGTTGTAAAAAGCGGAGAATTGTATATAAAAGAAGGAGTTACTGAATACTGTTTAAAAAAAGGTGACTTGCTAATTCTAGAGCCCAATATTCAACACTATGGATTTAAAGAATCTGTCTGCCATTATTATTATATTCATTTTAAACATCCAAAGATTAAATGGATCAAAAATAAATCTGATAATGAAATTTCAAAGGAATTTATCAAAAAAAGAAAAGAGTCCCTTGCTAGTGATCATTTTAGTAAATACGAAGATATCTCCCATATTTTTTATTTACCAAAATTCTATCATTACGAAAATGAAAACGAAATCATCCCACTACTTGTAAACACAGACAATGATTTTTATAAAAAATATGAAGGTTATAAAAAGATTGCATCCATAAATCTTTTACAAATATTAATAAAAATAAGTAGAGATTATACTTCTGCTAAAATAGATACTACTGGAGGACACTTTTCTAAATCTTTCATCAAATGTAGAAAACTATTAAATTATCTTAATAATTATTTCATGAAAAAAGTTACTAGAGCAGATATAGAAGAATTATTTGAATCAAATTATGATTATCTTAATAGAATTTTTGAAAATATGACAGGCTATACTATATTAAATTACCTAAACACTCTAAGAATCACTAAAGCTAAGGAACTATTTGATACAACTCCCATTAAAATTTCAGAGGTGGGTTATCTTGTAGGAGTCAGTGACCCATATTATTTTAGTAGGTTTTTTAAAAAGCATACAGGAATGACTCCATCTCAATATATAAAGCTAAGAAGTGAAACTAAATTAGAATAA
- a CDS encoding ABC transporter ATP-binding protein, with amino-acid sequence MKRNKFDVDEDLEIKFSLVHLKRLLKYITVYKTKFLITISIMILAAFVNLLGPYLIKDALDVKIPGKDLKGLIFISIVYLLTLVINNICMKYKIRIMTFVGQNAILNMRKDLFVHLQKLPFQYYDSRPHGKILVRAVNYVNGLSDLLSNGIVNMITDLFTLIFIIMFMLYINIKLTVTCLIGIPVIILVMFLLKNIQRKAWQLLSNKLSNLNAYTHESICGMRVTQCFTREDENLSIFRKLNDDYRKHWIKSVKIQFLMSPVVDNISVIIIAAVYIIGIASIDKDVTIGVLIAFIGYIGRFWTPISNLAGAYNNIINAMSYIERIFETIDEKVIVEDMSNAYELPVIRGNVEFKNVTFAYDESKTILNNISFSVSHGQSIALVGPTGAGKSSIINLISRFYDIQQGEILIDGINIKEVTLNSLRRQMGVMLQDPFIFSGTIKENIRYGRLDDSDEEIVAAAKSVRAHDFIKELKDGYETIVNENGSRFSAGQKQLISFARALLADPKILILDEATSSIDTKTEALLQEGLQKLLKGRTSFIIAHRLSTIKNSDKIMYIDKGQIIESGNHDELINKQGEYYKLYSSQYELFKAI; translated from the coding sequence ATGAAAAGAAATAAATTTGATGTAGATGAAGATTTGGAAATAAAATTTAGTTTAGTACATCTTAAAAGACTTTTAAAATATATAACAGTATATAAGACTAAATTTTTAATAACTATTTCAATAATGATACTTGCAGCTTTTGTAAATTTATTAGGCCCTTATCTAATAAAAGATGCTCTGGATGTAAAGATACCAGGAAAAGATTTAAAGGGATTGATATTTATATCAATAGTATACCTTTTAACTTTGGTAATAAATAATATTTGCATGAAATATAAAATTCGGATTATGACCTTTGTGGGGCAAAATGCAATACTTAATATGAGAAAAGATTTATTTGTACATCTTCAAAAATTACCTTTTCAATATTATGATAGCAGACCCCATGGAAAGATTTTGGTAAGAGCAGTTAATTATGTAAATGGACTCAGTGATTTACTTTCTAATGGTATTGTGAATATGATTACTGACCTGTTTACTTTAATATTTATTATTATGTTTATGCTTTATATAAATATTAAGCTTACAGTTACATGTTTAATAGGTATTCCAGTTATCATATTAGTAATGTTTTTATTAAAGAATATACAGAGAAAAGCCTGGCAGCTTCTGAGCAATAAACTGTCAAATCTAAATGCATACACTCATGAAAGCATATGTGGAATGAGAGTTACTCAATGCTTTACAAGAGAAGATGAAAACTTAAGTATTTTTAGAAAATTAAATGATGATTACAGAAAACACTGGATTAAATCAGTTAAAATTCAATTTTTGATGAGTCCTGTAGTAGATAATATATCTGTAATTATTATAGCTGCTGTATATATAATTGGAATAGCTTCTATAGATAAAGATGTTACTATTGGTGTTCTAATAGCATTTATAGGATATATAGGAAGATTTTGGACACCGATTTCTAATCTAGCTGGTGCTTATAATAATATTATAAATGCCATGTCCTATATAGAAAGAATTTTTGAAACTATAGATGAAAAAGTTATTGTAGAAGATATGTCTAATGCATATGAATTACCAGTAATAAGGGGAAATGTAGAGTTTAAAAATGTAACATTTGCCTACGACGAAAGTAAAACTATACTTAATAATATAAGTTTTTCCGTTTCTCATGGACAAAGTATTGCTTTAGTTGGTCCTACGGGGGCTGGGAAAAGCAGTATTATTAATTTAATAAGTAGGTTCTATGATATTCAGCAGGGAGAAATATTAATTGATGGTATAAATATAAAAGAAGTTACTCTTAATTCTCTAAGAAGACAAATGGGAGTTATGCTTCAGGATCCATTTATTTTTTCTGGAACCATAAAAGAAAATATAAGATATGGAAGGTTAGATGATTCTGATGAAGAAATAGTAGCTGCTGCAAAATCAGTAAGGGCACACGATTTTATTAAGGAACTAAAAGATGGTTACGAAACAATAGTAAATGAAAATGGTTCTAGATTTTCCGCAGGACAAAAGCAGCTTATATCTTTTGCAAGAGCTTTACTTGCCGATCCAAAAATATTAATTTTAGACGAAGCAACTTCCAGTATTGATACTAAAACAGAAGCATTACTTCAAGAGGGATTGCAAAAATTGCTTAAAGGTAGAACGTCTTTTATAATAGCCCATAGACTGTCCACTATAAAAAATTCTGATAAGATTATGTATATAGACAAGGGGCAAATCATAGAAAGTGGCAATCATGATGAACTTATAAATAAACAGGGTGAATACTATAAACTTTACAGTTCTCAATATGAATTATTTAAAGCTATTTAA
- a CDS encoding ABC transporter ATP-binding protein translates to MSNMFKWIWNYMRKYKFKMFFGVFLIAVCSALNMVTPYLSGKIVDNVIVKRQTNSLMIYLTIIISVTFIRSILRYYFQLIFENVSQNILFTLREQAYEKLQKLDFSFYEKNETGNIMTAMTGDMDTIRHFVAWVIYMVVENGLIFIFSIGIMFTVNYKLAILMILYTPVIGYFTFKLSRKVKPTFSSIRQQFSRLNSVVQENISGNRVVKAFAKEDYEIKKFNKENEAYRERNFESAKVWEKYLPVLDSLSSGLNIVVILIGGIMVINSSLSMGELITFSSLIFAINNPLRMAGWLTNDVERFRASAEKVYELMNTKTKIKNSKNLIKTDKIAGNIEFKNVYFCYENENILSNINIKVKAGETLAIIGPTGSGKSFLLNLLCRFYDCTKGEILIDGIDIKKINLKKLRDSIGVAMQDIFLFSDTVEANIAYGVSNASFEEINKAAQMSIASDFINNLSEGYETIIGERGVGLSGGQKQRISLARALLKNPAILVLDDTTSSVDMETEFKIQNLLSSYIKEKTTIIVSHRISSVKKADKIIVLNKGKIVEQGNHKELLENDGYYYRVYMNQFGDFDGKSNNQVV, encoded by the coding sequence ATGTCTAATATGTTTAAATGGATTTGGAATTATATGCGTAAATATAAGTTTAAAATGTTTTTTGGTGTTTTTTTAATTGCTGTTTGTTCAGCTTTGAATATGGTAACTCCATACCTGTCAGGTAAGATAGTGGATAATGTAATCGTTAAAAGACAAACCAATTCATTGATGATTTATTTAACTATAATTATAAGTGTTACATTTATAAGGTCAATACTAAGGTATTATTTTCAACTTATCTTTGAAAATGTATCTCAGAATATTCTTTTTACTCTTAGAGAACAAGCTTATGAAAAACTTCAAAAGCTGGACTTTAGCTTTTATGAAAAAAATGAAACTGGAAACATAATGACTGCTATGACTGGTGATATGGATACCATAAGACATTTTGTGGCTTGGGTAATATATATGGTAGTTGAAAATGGATTGATATTTATTTTTTCCATAGGAATAATGTTTACGGTTAATTATAAATTAGCTATTTTAATGATTTTATATACTCCTGTAATAGGTTACTTTACTTTTAAACTATCAAGAAAAGTAAAGCCTACCTTTTCTTCCATAAGACAGCAATTTTCAAGACTAAATTCCGTGGTACAGGAAAATATAAGTGGAAATAGAGTAGTTAAAGCTTTTGCAAAAGAAGATTATGAGATAAAAAAGTTTAATAAAGAAAATGAAGCATACAGAGAAAGAAATTTTGAATCAGCTAAAGTATGGGAAAAGTACCTACCTGTATTAGACTCTTTATCCTCCGGTTTGAATATAGTTGTAATATTAATTGGAGGAATCATGGTTATAAATTCTAGTCTCTCTATGGGAGAACTTATTACTTTCAGTTCATTGATATTCGCCATAAATAATCCTTTAAGAATGGCAGGTTGGCTTACAAATGATGTGGAAAGATTCAGAGCTTCTGCAGAAAAAGTTTATGAACTTATGAATACAAAAACTAAGATTAAAAATTCAAAGAATTTAATTAAAACTGATAAAATAGCAGGTAATATAGAATTTAAGAATGTGTATTTTTGCTATGAAAACGAAAATATATTGAGCAATATAAACATTAAAGTTAAAGCTGGAGAAACTTTAGCAATTATAGGTCCTACAGGCTCCGGTAAATCTTTTTTGTTAAACTTACTTTGTAGATTTTATGATTGTACTAAAGGAGAAATATTAATAGATGGAATTGATATTAAAAAAATAAATTTAAAAAAATTAAGAGATAGTATAGGTGTGGCTATGCAGGATATATTTTTATTTTCAGATACCGTAGAAGCAAATATTGCTTATGGAGTTTCCAACGCTTCTTTTGAAGAAATAAATAAGGCAGCTCAAATGTCTATAGCAAGTGATTTTATAAATAATCTATCTGAGGGCTATGAAACTATTATAGGAGAAAGAGGTGTTGGTCTTTCTGGTGGTCAAAAGCAAAGAATTTCTCTGGCTAGAGCTCTCCTTAAAAATCCTGCCATACTAGTGCTGGATGATACTACTTCCAGTGTAGATATGGAAACAGAATTTAAAATTCAAAACTTATTAAGTTCTTATATAAAAGAAAAAACTACTATAATAGTGTCCCATAGAATTTCTTCCGTAAAAAAGGCGGATAAAATTATAGTTCTCAATAAGGGTAAGATTGTAGAACAAGGTAATCATAAAGAATTATTAGAAAATGATGGATATTATTATAGGGTATATATGAATCAATTTGGAGATTTTGATGGTAAATCAAATAATCAGGTGGTGTAA
- a CDS encoding AraC family transcriptional regulator produces MNGSYEKDLLKVDFPFNIFVDNGCCDVAPHWHKEIEIIYLIEGQQRVGIDNNIYTLKEGDILLIGSGCIHYFFHECTVNRRVVVQFSLSIFDNVLSEKGEGENIKYIFDKTKRVSNQWDTVLKNKIENQLKVLIKENNKRENGYKLALKARLCDISVLLLRNLPVEIDNYEEKTKHKENLKRLENVFNYIENNYNENLNLKKISCEMGFSMYHFSRLFKRYTGITFIQYLNDFRVTKVQWYLINHDITITEAAFKCGFNNIKTFNKVFKEIQGCSPSEYLKKQNIRTN; encoded by the coding sequence GTGAATGGTAGTTATGAAAAGGATTTATTAAAAGTTGATTTTCCTTTCAATATTTTTGTAGATAATGGATGTTGTGATGTTGCACCACATTGGCATAAAGAAATAGAAATAATTTATCTAATAGAAGGACAACAAAGAGTTGGAATTGATAATAATATTTATACTTTAAAAGAAGGTGATATTCTTTTAATTGGTAGTGGGTGTATTCACTATTTTTTTCATGAATGTACTGTTAATAGAAGGGTAGTAGTGCAATTCTCGTTGTCCATATTTGATAACGTTTTAAGTGAAAAAGGTGAAGGAGAAAATATAAAATATATTTTTGATAAAACTAAAAGAGTAAGTAATCAATGGGATACAGTGCTAAAAAATAAAATTGAAAATCAGCTAAAAGTTTTGATAAAAGAAAATAACAAAAGGGAAAATGGTTATAAACTGGCGTTAAAGGCTAGGCTATGTGATATATCAGTATTATTACTTAGAAATTTGCCTGTAGAAATTGATAATTATGAGGAAAAAACTAAGCATAAAGAAAATCTTAAACGATTGGAAAATGTTTTTAATTATATAGAGAATAATTATAATGAAAATTTAAATCTAAAAAAAATTTCTTGTGAAATGGGATTTAGTATGTATCATTTTTCTAGACTATTTAAGAGATATACGGGTATTACTTTTATACAATATTTAAATGATTTTAGAGTTACAAAAGTACAGTGGTACCTAATAAATCATGATATAACTATAACAGAAGCAGCCTTTAAGTGTGGATTCAATAATATTAAGACTTTCAATAAAGTGTTTAAAGAAATTCAAGGATGCTCTCCTTCAGAATATTTAAAAAAGCAAAATATACGAACTAATTAG
- a CDS encoding glycoside hydrolase family 66 protein, whose product MNKKMLKKVLSLVIPFMLVAISSTSYRAFAKSNEKSSSADSISVNINTDKARYNPGDKVKISVNLKNNGNSAISKETVSLSFKHLEKEIDTSSTKSFTAGKGATTTLSFTWTPPSTDYQGYLVEAYVKDSSGNIINNMNTAVDVSSNWLKFPRYGYLTKFGSQSSETSSNIISQLNDYHINAIQYYDWQWKHHIPIKGDPSNPDASWDNLANQKTYKKTILDYINSGHESNIAAMEYNLIYGAVDGYTTDGSGVKKDWALLDSVGGTQWKMDMPSGWATSALYFFNPLNTDWQNYILNREKDVFKAFPFDGWHEDTVGDWGTKYTTSGQAVSITDTFKPFINYAKSQLVNKKIIFNPVGFKGHTAVAQSNADALYAELWPGDGFVTYNDIKGAIDTSRAEGNGRSLIVPAYMDYDAAKTHSESSPGYMNTPGVLLTDAATFASGGSRLELGDDNRMLCSEYFPNRNMIMSDDLKQKERRYYDFLVAYENLLRDGQNDTSNKVEIPGIYTSRTSEPNKVWTFTKSDGNHQIIHLINLLGESNNAWRDTNADYPEPTSLSNLNVKYYYTDSVGSVSFASPDYENGKTIDLPFQKGYDAGGNYVVFKVPTLQYWDMIYINKSTVPPTTQGTFTNSGFEAGNTSGWTATGTSYGVDGDDVHSGKFKCYYWNGSPYTQTIEQPIYDLANGWYKVSAWVKQSLGTPNTSRMELADYGGDAVYTNIPHGDGYQQISAIVHVNQEHLKIGFYQDAPGNTNLQIDDVTLEPVDAPANSN is encoded by the coding sequence ATGAACAAAAAAATGTTAAAAAAAGTACTAAGCCTAGTTATTCCTTTTATGCTAGTAGCAATTTCTTCAACATCATATCGTGCATTTGCAAAATCTAATGAAAAGTCTAGTAGTGCAGATAGCATCAGTGTAAATATCAATACAGATAAGGCTAGGTATAATCCAGGAGATAAAGTTAAAATAAGTGTTAATCTTAAAAATAATGGAAATTCAGCCATAAGTAAAGAAACGGTTTCTTTATCCTTTAAACATCTTGAAAAGGAAATTGATACCTCTTCCACTAAAAGTTTTACTGCTGGAAAAGGAGCAACAACAACTTTAAGCTTTACATGGACCCCACCAAGTACTGATTATCAGGGTTATCTGGTGGAAGCATATGTAAAAGATTCTTCAGGTAATATAATTAATAATATGAATACTGCTGTTGATGTATCTTCTAATTGGTTAAAGTTTCCACGGTATGGATATCTAACAAAATTTGGATCTCAGTCATCTGAAACTAGCAGCAATATAATATCTCAACTAAATGATTATCATATAAATGCTATTCAATATTATGATTGGCAATGGAAACACCACATACCAATTAAGGGTGACCCATCAAATCCCGATGCTTCATGGGATAATCTTGCTAACCAGAAAACATACAAGAAAACAATTCTTGACTATATAAACTCCGGCCATGAGAGTAATATAGCAGCCATGGAATATAATCTTATTTACGGAGCTGTAGATGGATATACAACAGATGGAAGCGGAGTAAAGAAAGACTGGGCATTGCTTGACAGTGTTGGAGGGACTCAATGGAAAATGGATATGCCCAGTGGCTGGGCAACTTCGGCTCTTTATTTCTTTAATCCTTTAAATACAGATTGGCAGAACTATATTTTAAATAGAGAAAAAGATGTATTCAAAGCATTCCCATTTGATGGATGGCATGAAGACACAGTGGGAGACTGGGGAACAAAATATACAACTAGCGGACAAGCTGTTTCAATAACGGATACCTTCAAACCTTTTATTAATTATGCCAAAAGTCAATTAGTCAATAAAAAAATAATATTTAATCCAGTTGGGTTCAAGGGTCATACTGCAGTGGCTCAAAGCAATGCTGATGCTTTATATGCTGAATTATGGCCGGGGGATGGATTTGTCACATATAATGATATAAAAGGTGCAATAGATACTTCAAGGGCTGAAGGCAATGGAAGATCATTAATTGTTCCTGCATATATGGATTATGATGCAGCAAAGACACATAGCGAAAGTAGTCCGGGATATATGAATACCCCCGGAGTTCTGTTAACGGATGCAGCAACTTTTGCAAGTGGCGGATCCCGTCTTGAACTTGGAGATGACAATAGAATGCTTTGCAGTGAATACTTCCCAAATCGTAATATGATTATGAGTGATGATTTAAAGCAAAAGGAACGTAGATATTATGACTTTTTAGTTGCATATGAAAATCTTTTACGTGATGGACAAAATGATACATCAAACAAGGTTGAAATACCGGGTATTTATACAAGTAGAACCAGTGAACCAAATAAGGTATGGACTTTTACTAAAAGTGATGGAAATCATCAAATCATTCATCTTATAAATTTACTTGGAGAATCGAATAACGCTTGGAGAGACACTAATGCAGATTATCCAGAACCTACTTCCCTATCAAATCTTAATGTAAAGTATTATTATACAGATTCAGTTGGAAGTGTATCTTTTGCTTCACCTGATTATGAAAATGGAAAGACTATAGATTTACCATTTCAAAAAGGATATGATGCAGGTGGAAATTATGTTGTATTTAAAGTACCTACATTGCAATATTGGGATATGATTTACATTAATAAATCAACTGTACCACCAACAACACAAGGAACCTTTACAAACTCTGGCTTTGAAGCAGGGAATACTTCTGGATGGACAGCAACAGGTACTTCTTATGGTGTAGATGGAGATGATGTGCATAGTGGAAAGTTCAAATGTTACTACTGGAACGGAAGTCCGTACACACAGACTATTGAACAGCCAATTTACGATTTGGCCAATGGATGGTATAAAGTAAGCGCATGGGTAAAACAAAGTTTAGGTACTCCTAATACTTCCAGAATGGAACTTGCAGATTACGGGGGAGATGCAGTATATACCAATATACCACATGGGGATGGATACCAACAGATTAGTGCTATTGTTCATGTTAATCAAGAACATCTTAAAATTGGTTTCTACCAAGATGCCCCGGGAAATACAAATTTACAAATAGATGATGTTACACTTGAACCTGTTGATGCACCTGCAAATAGTAATTAA
- a CDS encoding DUF624 domain-containing protein, with protein MSKKRELGENTLYTFANYIWWFLLGNFYFLLTNIPFIFVIFSMQLSGIYNMNLVFILSLLPIGPSLTALFSVMGKLTREGDINVTKDFFKAYRVNFLDSLFFWSIEVIILAIAFIDIIIFNNNPKLYFLKIIPVIISVLGSALALYIFPIISRFYLKRKDIFRLSLMYLLKNIHICLITFAAIFVLWIIFTKINGAIPVLFSSSIICYIVMFLEKNMFQDIERKVKNTDHSVE; from the coding sequence ATGAGTAAAAAAAGAGAATTAGGAGAAAATACACTTTATACTTTTGCAAATTATATATGGTGGTTCTTATTAGGGAATTTTTATTTTTTGCTGACAAATATTCCTTTTATCTTTGTCATTTTTTCTATGCAATTAAGTGGTATCTATAACATGAACTTAGTTTTCATTTTGTCTTTATTACCAATAGGTCCTTCACTTACTGCATTATTCAGCGTAATGGGTAAGCTCACTAGAGAAGGAGACATTAATGTAACAAAAGACTTTTTTAAAGCTTATAGGGTAAATTTTCTTGATTCATTATTTTTTTGGAGCATAGAAGTAATTATTTTGGCCATAGCTTTCATTGATATTATAATCTTTAACAATAATCCCAAATTATATTTTCTAAAAATTATTCCGGTTATTATTTCTGTCCTGGGTTCCGCTTTGGCATTATATATTTTCCCTATAATATCGAGATTCTATCTGAAGAGAAAAGATATTTTTAGATTATCACTTATGTATTTACTAAAAAATATACATATATGTTTGATAACTTTTGCAGCAATTTTTGTTTTATGGATAATATTCACTAAAATCAATGGTGCAATACCAGTGTTATTTTCTTCAAGTATAATATGTTATATAGTAATGTTTTTAGAAAAAAATATGTTTCAAGATATTGAAAGAAAAGTAAAAAATACAGATCACTCAGTTGAATAG
- a CDS encoding glycoside hydrolase family 13 protein, with amino-acid sequence MLREAIYHRIDLDYCYALSKNKFLVKLRTKQDDVEKVNLIYMDKYKFNEVKKRYYKPMKKIARDGMFDYYETIIDVEMLSFFYLFELIDNDEKTYYSNYKFFNEKPDGDNSTFVKPAKAEKDIFIVPEWARKAIVYQIFPERFNNGDKSNDPRNIQDWYSKVDRESMLGGDLEGIINKLDYLQELGINTIYLTPIFQAGSNHKYNTFDYFKVDPQFGTIETLKKLVSKAHEKGIRIILDAVFNHCGVEFYAFKDILKNGERSQYKDWFDIKRFPVEVREDPDYATFGYVGVMPKLMTKNPKVKDYLISIATYWIKEADIDGWRLDVADEIDHSFWREFRNAVKAVKKDALIIGEIWYDSSSWLQGDQFDSVMNYELQKAVSDFIIEDKFSPKEFEYSMGFLRVLYKLPAYNVLWNLIDSHDTPRFINKAKGDKSKFKLAVFMQFTLPGAPMIYYGDEVGMTGGQDPDCRRGMIWDEEKQDNELLQYYKKLIKIRKDNLSLTLGEFYTIYTNENIYGFRRAYEEEILDIYINKGNRAETLSLNVEGEGVLDILSGDKYETVDGKINLIISEKSGIILKNM; translated from the coding sequence ATGTTAAGAGAAGCAATATACCACAGGATTGATTTGGATTACTGCTATGCACTATCCAAGAACAAGTTCTTGGTTAAGCTGAGAACAAAACAGGATGACGTAGAAAAAGTAAATTTAATTTACATGGACAAATATAAATTTAATGAGGTTAAAAAGCGATATTATAAACCTATGAAAAAAATTGCCAGGGATGGTATGTTTGATTATTATGAGACTATTATTGATGTAGAAATGCTCAGTTTTTTTTACCTATTTGAATTAATAGACAATGATGAAAAAACATACTATAGCAATTATAAATTTTTTAATGAAAAGCCAGATGGGGATAACAGTACCTTTGTAAAGCCTGCCAAAGCAGAAAAGGATATTTTTATTGTGCCAGAATGGGCTAGAAAAGCTATCGTATATCAAATATTTCCCGAAAGATTCAATAATGGTGATAAGTCAAATGATCCTAGAAATATTCAAGATTGGTACAGTAAAGTAGATAGAGAAAGTATGCTTGGCGGGGACTTAGAGGGAATCATAAATAAATTAGATTATCTTCAGGAATTAGGCATAAACACTATATATCTCACACCTATTTTTCAAGCTGGTTCCAATCATAAATATAATACTTTTGATTATTTCAAAGTTGATCCTCAATTTGGAACTATTGAAACTTTAAAAAAACTTGTTAGTAAGGCACATGAAAAGGGTATAAGAATTATTTTAGATGCTGTTTTTAATCATTGTGGAGTGGAGTTTTATGCTTTCAAAGACATATTAAAAAATGGGGAGAGATCCCAATATAAAGATTGGTTCGATATAAAAAGATTCCCTGTAGAGGTACGAGAAGATCCTGATTATGCCACCTTTGGGTATGTAGGAGTAATGCCAAAGCTTATGACAAAAAATCCAAAGGTTAAAGATTATCTCATAAGTATTGCAACCTATTGGATAAAGGAAGCAGATATAGATGGTTGGAGACTGGATGTAGCAGATGAAATTGATCATAGTTTTTGGAGAGAATTTAGAAATGCGGTAAAAGCAGTAAAAAAAGATGCACTTATTATAGGTGAGATTTGGTATGATTCCAGTTCCTGGCTTCAAGGAGATCAGTTTGATTCTGTTATGAATTATGAATTACAAAAGGCAGTTTCTGATTTTATAATTGAAGATAAATTTTCTCCTAAGGAATTTGAATACAGTATGGGATTTTTAAGAGTATTATATAAGTTACCAGCCTATAATGTGCTTTGGAATCTAATTGATAGTCATGACACACCTAGGTTTATTAATAAAGCAAAAGGTGATAAATCAAAATTTAAACTTGCAGTCTTTATGCAGTTCACCTTGCCTGGGGCTCCTATGATTTATTATGGGGATGAAGTTGGCATGACTGGTGGACAAGATCCTGATTGTAGAAGAGGTATGATTTGGGATGAAGAAAAACAGGATAATGAATTACTACAGTATTATAAAAAGCTTATTAAAATTAGAAAGGATAATCTATCTTTAACTCTAGGGGAATTTTACACTATATATACAAATGAAAATATTTATGGATTCAGAAGAGCTTATGAAGAAGAAATTCTAGATATATATATAAATAAGGGAAACAGAGCGGAAACATTAAGTTTAAATGTAGAGGGTGAAGGAGTTTTAGATATTTTAAGTGGAGACAAGTATGAAACTGTGGATGGAAAGATAAATTTAATTATTTCAGAAAAAAGTGGAATTATATTAAAAAATATGTGA